In the genome of Flavobacteriaceae bacterium YJPT1-3, the window TCCCAGTAGAGGTTCCACTACATAATCAAAAAAGGGTTGATTGGACTTGGGCCCGACAATCCATAACTTAAAGTCTTGCTCCTGACAGGCCTGTATGACCAACTCTAATTGATTCTCCCGTACAAGCTCCCCCTTCCAGATCGCTTGTTTTTGTAGTGCATTTTCACTGTACGCCCAGGCGTTTGGATCGATCGCATAGGGCACGATCTCGTTGATCTTTGAATACGGAGCCCAATGCTGCTGGAGTTGATGGCTGATGGCAACAAAATAATTCTTCGTTCCCTGATACAGCTTTACGCTACTTTGCAACAGGGCGTACGGCAATGTATATAAGGTAGTCAGGGTAGGCACGCTGAGAAAGCCCGCCGTAAATACGGGGACATGATGCCCTGAGAGATCGTGCACCAGATCGAAAGACTCCTGACTGATGATCTTATGCGCTTCAAAATACGCATGCTGACGTTCCGCAAAAGCGCGGGTGGATTCTGATTCTGCTTTAGTGTTTTCAAAGCGCCAATCCAAAGAATCAAAATTGAAGGTGATCAGCCTGCAGCTTAGCTGTGATCCTGCTACTGCAAAAATGGTAATCTGATTTCCCGCAGCATACAAGCCTTCTGCCAAAGTATAGATGTATTGCTCTTTCAGCCCCGAGCTCTGAGCAGTAATGGGAGCATCACTGGAGGCTATTATTGCGATATTCATAAGGACTAAGATTCTTTGAATTCCCTAACTCGGGGAATTCTGATGGTTAGATAACAAAATTGATTAATACTTTTTTAGCGCACTGACGTAATACGCACGAAGAATGACAATTATGCGAAGCGAAATCTCTATTTTTATAGTCTAACCACAGCTCAAGGATCTTATGAATAGTCATTATGTTAAATCATTACCCATTCAAGAGGTACTTGGTGATTTGGCCGAGGCTTTTCAAGCCCAGGTGGATCATCAATGTGGGGAATGCGTTCTTGAATTACCGGGCCATATTGGTGAGGGCTATATTCGAGGGACTAATTTTAAACAAGGACTTGGACTCATTGAATACAACTGTAAGTTTTACGAAGCCACGGCACTTCACTTTTCTGTGAATCAAGTCCATCCCTTAAAATTTATTTTTTGCAATAAAGGAACTCTGGAGCACACCTTTGAGGAGAAGGAGGGTGCGAATATCATCAAGCGCTATCAAAACATACTCATCGCCAGCAGTCGATACAACGGGCATATATTGC includes:
- a CDS encoding glycosyltransferase produces the protein MNIAIIASSDAPITAQSSGLKEQYIYTLAEGLYAAGNQITIFAVAGSQLSCRLITFNFDSLDWRFENTKAESESTRAFAERQHAYFEAHKIISQESFDLVHDLSGHHVPVFTAGFLSVPTLTTLYTLPYALLQSSVKLYQGTKNYFVAISHQLQQHWAPYSKINEIVPYAIDPNAWAYSENALQKQAIWKGELVRENQLELVIQACQEQDFKLWIVGPKSNQPFFDYVVEPLLGTQIEYLGDLELEAYQTYLKQASVSIVTRCETDYFASCVIHALAAGTPVAALQDEHIQEFLTDKTGAFAEPDNQKSLEQALVEASNKDRKCCREVAVEYYSKERMITQYSELYRKILNKKPVQSN